ACTGGAGGCCAGAGAAAAGCAGTGTCTGGCCCCTCCTTTCTGTCTGCAGGACTAAGGACTCTAGAGTGAGGCAGCAACACAGGTGATCTTTGTCCAGCCAGAACCAACAGCTGCAGGCCTGATGGGATGAGCTGCTTGTAAGTCTGGACATCTGGTGTAGCCAAGCCCCTCTGTACACAGGGTTGGGGAGTAAGTGGTCAGAGCATCTAACCACGGGGCTTTGCTTTCAACGGAACAGATTTGATTAGGGTTTCtccttatgtttgtttgtttgggtttttgttgtttgttttccgagacagggcttttctgtagccctggccaccctggaactcactctgtagaccagactgtcctcgaactcagaaatctgcctgcttctgcctcccaagtgctgggattaaaagtgtgcaccaccacactcggcTCTAcctgttgtttggttggttttggttgggtgGTTTGGTTTGGAACAACCTTGGCATGGTGAACACACTACTTCTCAGCTCCAGGTTGAAAAACTGACCAAAAACACAGGCTCAAGAGAACAGTGAGTGGAGACTGCAGCAGCCGTGTAAAACTACTGTGGCAGTACCACCTTTGCTCATATATGCATGGTAGAATTTGCAAAATGGAGCCCTGCCTGAGCCTAGACACAAGCTACCAGACAGCCTGACACTTCCTCTGTGTGGATAAAGCCAGAGCCAGGTTACCCTTCATTCCACCTGCATGCCAACCCTGCTGACCCACGGTCCGCTCTGCTCTGCAGTGAGGCTGCTGTTAAGAGAGTTGGACCACAGTCCCGGTTCATCTCTTCCCCAGGAGTGATTTAGGTTCCACACAAGTTTCCATTAGGACCTAGTGTACAAGCACAGGAGCGCCACCTATTTTCTACAGGATGACCTTGTCCCTACATCCCAAGGTGGCTGCTTGAATGTCTGTCTTGTCACCAAGTTAAGCACCAAAACTGTAGCTACAGCAGAGTGGCCACCAGGGGACCTTAAGCCATCATCAGTACCTTAAAACTTGGCCTGAGGGAGCTCCTGCTAGTCCTGCTTCTGTCCtgttaaaggggtgtgccaccatacccagctgttGTTCAAGTGGGGAGTGTACCTGCCAAGTTGTGGTAGTCAGGATGCCTGAGCCCCGGTGTCCTTAGCAAAGCAGAGTAAGGTGTTAGTAAGGGTGTGATGAGACAGCAGGAAGCTGCAGGTTGCAGGCTCAAGCCCCAGCCCACTAAAAAGCCTTGCTTCCCCTAGGCTGTCCCCCACTACACCTTTGTCCTTTGTCATTGACTCACCTTTTGGTCAGTGGGAAAGATATCTAATTTGCATACCTGTGGGTACAGTGTCTAGCTGCCTCGGGCATCTGGGAGGTTTGTTAAGTACCAGGCTGGGTCAGAAATAGAAGTGCTGTGTAAGGAAGCCTGTGGGCAATTGCAGCCTTCTAAGCTACTATTGGGAGAAGCTGGACCCAGCCCTGAAGAGCCCTGAGAGCCCCACAAGTTAAAGAGCAGAAGAATCAACCCATGCCTGGGTTAGGCTTGTCtatgtgagcctcagtttccccaccctAGGGGAGGGTAGCAGTGGATGCCTGCTTGCTATTGCCTCAGTGCTCCCACCAGCTGCAACACATTATATTCCTAtacatagaagaagaaaaaagaaaaatatttccagtttGACTGGGACAGGGCCGAGGCTGTAGCTCAGCCAGCCGAGCACTAACTGATACAAAGTCCTTGGTTTAATCCTAAACACTACACTGCAGAAACAGGGTGAGGTAGTACATATCCATTATCCCAGCCGCCGGtcggtggaggcaggaggatttccgtTTCATCCTCAGGTACATGGGGAGGACCGGGAGTGCAGCTCAGTGGTTGAACTGCGTTCCCAGCATGTGCAGAGCCAAGTTAGACCCTCAACATGGCCAAAACCATTGCCTTATATAAGCAATACATGTTCACTGGAAGAAATTTGGAAAAAGAAGTATAAAGAGGGAAATCACCTGTTTCCACCCACAGCCAGCCTGTTCGGGGGTTTTTCCATACATAATCTGTGTGGGATCTCAGTGTGAGCTGTTTTATAATCCATGCTTGCTtcttggctttctcagcctgtctTCATAGCACTGAGTGTGAAGTTTGCTTGCACGAAGTAGGAGGGGTGGGGTTGGccaagcttttctttttattttttcccccacCTAGGTAAATGGCCctgaccagttctctccttctctaaGGAGTTGTAGTTCCTTGTTATTTCTTTAGGATAGTGGTCTTCCTGGGTCAGCATCTAGAAATTCTACCAGCACCAGGGTGAGGACTGGGGGGTTTTGTTAGTATGGTGGGTTGATGTCTTAGTGGACAGAACACCCACCTCTCTCATTGGACCACCCAATGTAGGTGGCTCCAAGGTGAAATCCTTCTCTAGCTGCTCCCAGCAAGAAATCAGGGTGGCCAGACAGTGCCAGGGAGACACGCTCACATCCCTGTATCCAGTGAACACAGCACCTTTCTCTCTGCAACCACTCCCACGAATGCCAAGCTCAGCACACTCATTTGAATCTCAGATCCAGAGAAAGAGCAGGGCTGTGTGGACTTCCATAGATCTACTGAGCACAGAAGAGTGGCATGCATCACAGCAGAGGGAACACACCAAGATTCTTCTGTCTGGGTGAGACTAGGGTAGGAACTCAGAGCCTAGTAGAGTCCTGAGTTTCTGAGCCTACACAGAGGCCAGGAAGTGCCTGTGTCCAGGAAACAGCTCAACTCTGGAAGCACAAGCCCCAAAGGGACTCAGTTGTGCCGGTGCCTGAGTGGCTGGTCCATGATGCTCATGAGATTCACTGCCTGGGGGAAAACATCCTTTCTAGGCTAGGGTCTGCCCTCTGGATCCTGCGTAAGTAGAGTGGGGTTTCAGGCTGCAGCTCTCAGGATCCTTGGGGTTTGGATGGGGAAGCACCACACAGTGCTTTGCCTACCTCCAGTGGGATGGTGTCTGGCCAAGCCACATCAAGTTAGCTGGCTCTGACCTTGCTGGCAGTAAGGggcctgagccagcaggagaACCTTCTGGGTTTATGTGGCAGGAAGAAAGGTGGTATTCCAAGACTGAACTGCATAGACCTGAGCCATATAGGAAGATAGACAGAAAACCCTCGCCATTACAGGGGTCCTGtgttctgccttcttttcttagGTCTCTTGGTGTCTAACAGCAGACATGGAGGATTTAGGGCATACATATCTCTCTGTGCCTACTGTCCCTCTCTTAGAGTCTGGATCAGAAACTCACTTCCTTTGTTGGTGGAGATGGTTAGAAAGGCATTTTCCCCCTAGTTTTTTAAAGCTGGGCTTTCTTTGgagttctgtctgtcctgaaacttgctttgatagatgaagctggccttgagctcagagctccgctcacctctgccttcctaaaggcatatgctaccactgCATGGCTGAAGGGCTGCTTTTTGCCACTGCCAACTTTAAACTGAGGGAATGGTCTCACTCATACCCTGGTCTAGTGTGGACCCCAGGTCTTTCTGACAGAATTGCTAGCTGCAGACTTGTTAGGACATCTGAGGCCACTGAAGGCAGGATTGAGGGCTATCCCTGGACACTAAGGAGAGATGCAGAGATCTCTTGACCCTTCTGTGCTTCTAGGGAACCTGCCCTGTCCTATGTCCAGCCCACCCAGTGAGGTGCATTCAAACAACACGCTTCAGAAGTCAGTACTTACACTAGAGTTTCCCCAGCCTAGACACCTAGATGAACCCATAGCTGGAGTCTGGCTGTGGAAGCAAACACCCGACAGAACACACCTCTGTAGCTCATAGCGCAACCATGTCTCCCTATCTCCTGGGTCTGAGTATGATGTCTGGGTTGACCAGGTAAGCCTGTGATGAGCCCAACCAGCAGGTGGCAGCACAAGACTGTCCTCTTGGAAGAGTGGCTGTGGGGGCGGGGAACTGTAGTCCCAGCCCCTGGCTgctgttttttcctttctcagctttcaAATGTGGGCCAGATCTTTTCATGAGGCCCAACCAGGATAACCGCCATGAAGGCAGCCAAGCCTCGTTTGTGCCCAAGAGCTTTGATGTGAGCCTTGGGGTGCCTCCCCTTTGACCTGTCCACGGACAGGGAGGGCTAGGTCACGACAGAGCCCCTCTAACTACTACTGTTCCCTCTCCTAGATGACGTGGCACAAAAGCTTGGAGTGGAAGCGGAGGGTTGTCTCCTCCCAACCACTAGGGCCCCAGAGAGGAAGCTGCAAATGAGGGACGGGGCTAGAGAGCTGGGTGGAGGGATGAGGAGGCACCTCAACCTGAGGAGGACGGAAGCTGGAGGAAGTAGGGAGAGGATTATTTAGGAACTGGAGTAGGGGTTGGAGCTGGAGCGGGAGGAAGTGAGGAGCAGAACTTTGCATCTTCAGACTGCCAGGAAGAAACTGGGGAAGATGTCAAGTTTCTGACTGCTTTAGCTGGCTGGAGCTAAGGAAATACTAGGCTCCACCCTACAAGCACAGATGTCCTTAGATGCTCAGGCTGGACTcagagcctccctccctctctgccctgtATCTTCAACGGCTCATGTTTCATCTGCTAGGTGAGATGACACAGAAGGCCattgtgcgcgcgcgcacacacacacacacacacacacacacacacacacacacacacacacacacacacacacacacacacacacacacacacacacacacacacacacacaggcgcatgGCTGTCCCTAGGAAAGGAGAAGCGACACTCGGACATAGGGCAGGCCAAACCCTAGTTTATTTCAGTGTCAGCAACAGCTTAGCCATCAAAAAAATAAACTCTACCCAGGGCGACAGAAGTCTCTACAGCGAGGCTAAGGGCTCAGCCGCCAGGCGGCAAACATCAAGGATGCATGGTGGGCACTGCCCGGGTAATAAGTTAGGAAGCGGCAGCCTGATGGTGGCGAGGGCCAGGCTTCACTTCTGGGCCGGCATGAGGTCATCGATAGCCTGACCCTGCTCGAGCCGCTGCTCCATCTCAATGAGTAGTTTCACTCCGTCCACCACCATCTGCACCAGCTCCACCTCCGAGAAGCCCAGGCGGTCAGCGTTGGAGACATCAAACACCCCACCGACAGCAGCGGTGTCCACACCACCTGTGAGGGGACACAGGCGGGTCAGCGGGGCTGAGGACACCTGCACTTTCTGCCCCTCACCTGCGCCTTCTGCCCCTCACCTGTGCCTCGCTTCTGAAGCCGCAGCCGCTTGAGCACCTCCGAGAACTTCTCATgcttccccaggtggggcagcttGATGTGCACACCTGCCCGCAGTCCGGTGCCCAGGTTGGATGGGCACGTGAGGATGTAGCCCAGGTGAGGGTTCCACATGAACTCATAGTTCTTGGACTTGAAGAGAGTTTCGATCTGAAGGTGGAGAAGGGAAAGTTAAGAGGGGGAAGGAAGCCTGGCCGGAAGCCCTACGGACCCTGGGAAATGTGGACTCTGATCTGCCCCTGACCCCTCCCTAGCACCAACCCCCTAATGAGGAGGCCCTGGGGAAGGCCCAGGCCTGACCTGAGTGAGGCCGGTGCAGAATCGGGTGAACACTTCCTTCATGTTGCCCCCCTTCTGCATGGAGATGACCCGCAGATGGTCCTCCTCGTTGATCCACACCAGGAAAGTCTTATTGTCATTGTGCCTAGAGGAGGGGTATAGTCAGGCCAGAGTCCCTGCCAGAATGTGGCCTTAGATCACACCCAAGAAAGACACTATAGGTGGGTGACCTCAAACAAAAAGAGCTTCCGGAGTGGTGGAATGTGAGCTGTCACCAAGACGCCAATCCCagtggaggaaggcagggagaccCGGCAGCTCATGTACGTCTCAATCACAGTCATGTGCTGTGTGGCCCGCGAGGGTTTGGAGCCTTCAGAGCAGCCCACCAGAGGAAACACGCCTCCGCCCGCGCAGTCTGCAGGGGTAGGAGCCCTGCCCGGACGGGTGCGGAGGCTTTTGCGTCATTGGCACCTGGCACGATCCCGGCGGAATAAGGGGGtgagaaggtggagagaaaacAAGAAGCGCCGGCTCCCAGGAGGAGGGCGGAGAACAGACGCCAAAGAGACTGGTCACCACCCTTGAATCCCTGGAGACTGCGGCCTCCCGCAGCGCAAGGACCAAAGTCATCTGCAGAACACCAAGGTCACCTGGGCGGAGGGTGGCACTGCACAAGCTAGGAATTCAGGACAGGCCCCACCTTCCGGGGACTGGGGGGAGAGGACTCGTACCATATGCCGCGAGCATCCGGCCAGTCGCGGGCCATGCCGGAGGCCAGCAGCAGAGGCGACACAGGCTTGTCGAAGAGGAAGTGGTCGTCaatgagctgctgctgctccGCCTCGGTCATGCTCTTGAGCGCGTAATACCTGCCAGACAGGTCGCCATCTAGGCTGGACAGAGCTGCGGAGTGCAGAGTTCAAGGACAGGGTGGGCGGGCGTGCAAGCCCGCCGACCCGCCCGCAGCAGTGAGTCCCCGCGGACGAAGGTGGGTCTTCGACCCTCAGTCCCCGGGGGAACGCGCGCGCAGAGAAGAGCGCAGCAGCTCTGGCGGCTGATATCCGACCCCTACCTTCTACTGCCAGCTTCTCGATGGCACGGCGCTCCCCGCGGCTGCAGTGCGGGGGGAGACAGAAGCCGCGGATGCTGCGGCCTGTGCGCACCCGCGAGCTCAGCACGTAGTTGGGGTCCAGGTCATCGCCACCCTGGGGATACAAGGTGGTGGCCGGAGTGAGCGCCGAGACCCCTCTCCCCAGCACGCCCGGACCCTGACGCCCCGCACCTGCAGGTTGTCTGGGTTGAGATCGGTCTTGTGCTCATCACTAGGCTGGTAGCCGCCGTGCCTCTCCTCAATAATGGGGTCGAAGAGGTCCTTGAATACGTCGTAACTCTCCTCGTCGCCCGCCACTGCACCCACTGTCATGATGTACGGGTGGCCTGGAGGAGGGGCGCGGCGACAGTGACGTCACCGTCAGGCAGAAGCAAGCCGAGGCCCTTAAGGCTAAGCGCGGAGAGGGGACCAGGGGACCCCAGCCCGCCGAAGGTTCAGGGAAGAGCAGTGGGATCCTTGCCCAGGGGACttcttggggaggcagaagcctGACGTTACAGGGGTGTGCATACCCGGATTGTCTACGCCAGTCTGAATGGCGTCGTCCAAAGTAAAGCCGCTCGGCGTGCACTTGGCACGGAGCTCGGCGTACAGCTCGGGGGTCAGCACTTTGGCCATATGGTTGTTGTGGCTGCTCAGATCAGGGAATTCATCCTCGGCCGGGAAGCGCAGCTTCTGCGTATTATGGCTGTTGGAGAAGGgcatggcggcggcggcgggctgCGGGGAAGAGCGGGGTCAGAGATTTATACACCGGCCGCCAGGGACCTGCAAACCACTCGGGACCCCCGAGGCTTTCCCTGGACGCCACCAAGGTCAGCGAGGTCTGCATCGTCTGAGTCCGGCACATCCCAAGTTCCCCGGCGGGTCCGATGTGGGGTCCCGGCAGCGAGGCTGCGCGTGACGCCCCGGTCCCGCACCCCACCGCGTAGCGCCCCGCAGGACTATACCCCTGGCCCTTGGACCCGCTCACCGGGATGCCGTACGGAGCAGGGGCGATGGATGCCTGTGCTTGCAGCTCCTGGCGCAGCGCAGAAGAACGACGACTGCTCGCTGCTCCCTGAGCTCTTAAGGGGCGCGTCGCCAGCCTCCCATTGGCAGCTATTTATAGCCCATTCATTCCATTGGTCCGCGCTTTCGGGTGGTGCCGCCGCTTTGTCCGAGGCAGCAGCCCTTGACACCCCCAGCGGCCCTCCCCAGCGGTCCCCAAGTCTCGACCCCGATGCGCAGTTTGGCCACCCCGGTGTTGCTCGCGCAGGATCCCGAAGACGAAACCCCAGAGCCGTAGATATCCTAGACCTGATTCACACACACTCCCTGGGGACAGGAAACTGAGTCTGGGAAGCCAGATGGCACTTGAGgctcctgccttccctgcctcctgcctccttaTGCCGACAGCGTTGTAGAGGGTCATGGTGAGAGTCCAGGTTTTTAACATTGGGTACCGCATCCAAACACCGCATCCAGGCGATACAAAACGGTACAGAGCCGCCGACCTTCCTCAAGGTGCCTGCGGGCATCTCCTGGGTGTTCTTGGTACAACACCAGAGGCGCAGTCTGGCTAAGGTCCCGCCAGAAGCACCCAGGGTGTTCTGACCTTGGGCGGGCTCTAAGAAACAGAGCCAAGACCCTTGGACCCAGACCCTGAAAGATTCAAGATACTTAGCTCCTAGAGACTGTTTCTGAATCTCCAATTCTTATCCCCTGGCCCTTTTCTCGGGGGACCGGTTTCTACCACCGCATCCAGAAAGAACTACCTACCACCGGCAGGCAAACTGGGGGTGGAGAAAGCACCAGTCAAAACTAAGCTCATTAATCAGATCCAACACATTGGAACAGCCTCTCTTCCCGTGCCCCCCACACACAGGTACGAGGAAACCTGGAATTTGACCACAGCCAGTGCCAACTGTGAATTGTAATGTGTGAAGACAGGCGTTCGCACCCTGCCTGCTGCAGCTGCCAGCAGCTTCATCTTTTTCTGGAGAGTAATTTGGcagtatatattaaaattttttaaattgctcTATGACCTAGCATTCCCATTTCTAGGAATCGAGCCTATAGAATGACAGTGTCCCTTCTCTACAAACAGATCAGGGAATGTGTAAAGGGAACTCATTAGGGGATGGCCATGGGTAGAAAAGTGTGGTAGATGGTACAGTTGATACAAATATAGAGGTGAGGTCCTGGGTGGCGGCACACCCTTTCAATCCAAGcacgagg
Above is a genomic segment from Mus pahari chromosome 7, PAHARI_EIJ_v1.1, whole genome shotgun sequence containing:
- the Ckb gene encoding creatine kinase B-type; the protein is MPFSNSHNTQKLRFPAEDEFPDLSSHNNHMAKVLTPELYAELRAKCTPSGFTLDDAIQTGVDNPGHPYIMTVGAVAGDEESYDVFKDLFDPIIEERHGGYQPSDEHKTDLNPDNLQGGDDLDPNYVLSSRVRTGRSIRGFCLPPHCSRGERRAIEKLAVEALSSLDGDLSGRYYALKSMTEAEQQQLIDDHFLFDKPVSPLLLASGMARDWPDARGIWHNDNKTFLVWINEEDHLRVISMQKGGNMKEVFTRFCTGLTQIETLFKSKNYEFMWNPHLGYILTCPSNLGTGLRAGVHIKLPHLGKHEKFSEVLKRLRLQKRGTGGVDTAAVGGVFDVSNADRLGFSEVELVQMVVDGVKLLIEMEQRLEQGQAIDDLMPAQK